A window from Amblyomma americanum isolate KBUSLIRL-KWMA chromosome 7, ASM5285725v1, whole genome shotgun sequence encodes these proteins:
- the SA1 gene encoding stromal antigen — protein MILRNAIAGRKRTRQSEDDGTDHSGLDPDDFFSELDDGLNESNDNSSEVEFGTRSRGKRRRVGEGGGRGRGRGRGGGRGRGGRRNASESITSEDPGSLYDVVRLGRHSLTAVVDDWIESYKQDRDAALLDLMTFFFHCSGCKGRITPQMQVTMEHNQIIRKMTEEFDEESGDYPLIMTGPQWKKFRQSFCEFVQVLVRQCQYSIIYDQFLMDNVISILTGLSDSQVRAFRHTSTLAAMKLMTALVDVALNLSISLDNTQRQYEAERQKNKDKRATERLELLMTKRQDLEENMEEIKNMLTYMFKSVFVHRYRDTLPEVRSICMLEIGQWMKKFHQHFLDDSYLKYLGWTLHDKVGDVRLRCLQALLPLYASEELTSKMELFTNKFKDRIVAMTLDKEYEVAVHAVKLVISIHKFHREILTDKDCEHVYELVYSSHRAVAQAAGEFLNERLFQPDEAAVQGLRTRRGKKRSVNTPLIRDLVQFFIESELHEHGAYLVDSLIDSNPMMKDWECMTDLLLEEPGPDEEQLDDRQETSLIEIMVCCTKQAATGEPPVGRGPNRKQITNKEMKQVADDRVKLTEHFIQALPSLLSKYIADQEKIANLMVLPQYFDLEIYTSSRQEKSLDSLLKLIQEIVERHDNTEVLETCAKTYEALCSEELAVHSRCAVSRGTLIDSLVGRYKQALSAYAEAGDDADADDIYAVQSALKKVSIFYGCHNLGPWTIWEGIFDFWVKGAGERTSSLEGVKHAISCCSSGIMWDLAVLDEGNIQMSHVHALRARLREFMDTMVYMLRHCTGALQEEAFVSICDLLIIFCRQLGEGEPFSALVFEPDRALQANLGDFIQNNVFVEDDSTADDEQDEHRKIEELHKRRNFLASFCKLVVYNVISVRQASDVFKHYVRFYNDYGDIIKATLGKAREINKVNCARTMVQSLTSLFNSLDRDQLGNISRQDESFVAIKELAKRFALSFGLDQVKNRDSVAALHREGIVFACTPFENPLNTLGPPPNLPFLELLCEFTNKLMKQDKKVVLQYLDRHVQAKLPASRADDWQPLLLYRTSLVHGEAEQPVARAPGRQYRGRKRQREDDDHAEEEEIDQDSDRGSESEFRH, from the exons ATGATCCTCCGAAACGCCATTGCCGGGCGTAAGCGCACACGACAGAGCGAGGACGATGGCACCGACCACTCGGGTCTCGACCCAGACGACTTCTTTTCTGAGTTGGACGACGGGCTCAACGAGTCGAACGATAACTCATCTGAAGTCGAGTTCGGCACCAGGTCCCGCGGGAAACGACGTCGCGTGGGAGAAGGCGGCGGCCGCGGACGAGGCCGCGGTCGCGGCGGAGGCAGAGGCCGTGGCGGGAGGCGCAACGCTTCCGAAAGCATAACCAGCGAAGATCCAGGTAGCCTGTATGATGTGGTGAGACTAGGTCGCCACTCGCTCACTGCGGTGGTCGACGACTGGATCGAGTCTTATAAGCAGGACAGAGACGCCGCGCTTTTGGATCTTATGACTTTCTTCTTCCACTGCTCCGGATGCAAGGGCCGCATCACGCCCCAAATGCAGGTCACTATGGAGCACAACCAGATAATTCGGAAGATGACTGAAGAGTTCGACGAAGAGAGCGGCGACTACCCGCTAATTATGACGGGACCTCAATGGAAGAAGTTCCGGCAGAGTTTCTGCGAGTTCGTGCAGGTGTTGGTGCGCCAGTGCCAGTACAGCATCATCTACGACCAGTTCTTGATGGACAACGTTATTTCCATACTGACCGGACTGTCCGATTCTCAG GTTCGTGCTTTCCGGCACACGTCCACACTGGCTGCCATGAAGTTGATGACTGCGCTCGTCGATGTGGCTCTCAACCTAAGCATCAGCTTAGACAACACCCAGCGCCAGTACGAGGCTGAGCGGCAGAAGAACAAGGATAAGCGTGCGACTGAGCGTCTTGAGTTGCTCATGACTAAACGGCAGGACTTGGAAGAAAACATGGAGGAGATCAAGAACATGCTCACCTACATGTTTAAGAGTGTGTTTGTGCATCGTTATCGGGATACACTTCCTGAGGTGCGCTCCATCTGCATGCTGGAGATCGGCCAATGGATGAAAAAATTCCATCAACACTTCCTTGACGACAGCTACCTCAAGTACCTGGGCTGGACCCTGCATGACAAGGTGGGGGATGTGCGACTTAGATGCCTACAAGCACTGCTTCCTCTGTACGCATCGGAAGAACTCACCAGCAAGATGGAGCTGTTCACTAACAAATTTAAGGATCGCATTGTCGCTATGACCTTGGACAAAGAGTATGAAGTGGCTGTCCATGCTGTTAAACTTGTCATCAGCATCCACAAGTTTCACCGGGAGATCTTGACCGACAAGGACTGCGAACACGTCTATGAACTTGTGTACAGTTCACACAGAGCAGTGGCTCAAGCTGCTGGAGAGTTCCTCAACGAAAGGCTCTTCCAACCTGATGAAGCAGCTGTGCAGGGATTGCGCACACGGCGAGGCAAGAAACGCTCAGTCAACACACCACTCATCCGTGACCTGGTGCAGTTTTTTATTGAGAGCGAACTGCACGAGCATGGTGCCTACCTTGTGGACAGCCTGATTGACAGTAATCCAATGATGAAGGACTGGGAGTGTATGACTGACCTACTGCTCGAAGAGCCGGGACCAGATGAAGAGCAGTTGGATGACCGGCAAGAGACCTCCCTCATTGAGATCATGGTCTGCTGCACCAAACAAGCAGCCACTGGTGAGCCACCTGTCGGTAGAGGGCCAAACCGTAAGCAGATAACAAACAAGGAAATGAAGCAGGTTGCTGATGACCGTGTCAAGCTGACAGAACACTTCATACAGGCACTGCCAAGCCTCCTTAGCAAGTATATTGCAGACCAGGAAAAGATTGCAAATCTCATGGTGTTGCCGCAATACTTCGATCTCGAGATCTACACTTCTAGCCGGCAAGAAAAGTCTCTCGACTCGCTGCTGAAACTTATACAGGAGATCGTTGAACGTCATGATAACACAGAAGTGCTTGAAACATGTGCCAAGACGTATGAGGCTCTGTGCAGCGAGGAGCTGGCTGTCCATTCACGTTGTGCTGTGTCACGAGGAACATTAATCGACTCCCTTGTTGGCCGATACAAGCAAGCATTGTCTGCATACGCAGAAGCTGGAGACGATGCTGATGCTGATGATATCTATGCTGTGCAGTCAGCATTAAAGAAGGTGTCAATATTCTACGGTTGCCACAACTTGGGCCCTTGGACCATCTGGGAGGGAATCTTCGACTTTTGGGTCAAAGGTGCTGGAGAGCGCACCTCCTCTCTGGAAGGTGTCAAGCATGCAATATCATGCTGTTCCTCCGGTATCATGTGGGACCTGGCAGTACTGGATGAAGGCAACATCCAGATGTCACACGTCCACGCCCTGAGGGCCCGTCTGCGAGAGTTCATGGACACAATGGTGTACATGCTTCGCCACTGCACCGGAGCACTGCAGGAAGAAGCCTTTGTGAGCATCTGTGACCTCCTCATCATCTTCTGCAGGCAGCTGGGTGAAGGTGAGCCTTTCAGTGCCCTCGTCTTTGAGCCTGACCGTGCGTTGCAGGCAAACCTTGGCGACTTCATTCAGAACAATGTTTTTGTGGAAGACGATTCTACTGCTGATGATGAACAAGATGAGCACCGCAAGATTGAGGAACTGCACAAGCGGCGTAACTTCCTGGCTTCCTTCTGCAAGCTTGTTGTGTACAATGTCATCAGCGTGCGCCAGGCCTCAGATGTCTTCAAGCACTACGTTCGTTTCTATAATGATTATGGGGACATCATCAAAGCTACACTGGGTAAAGCTCGCGAAATCAACAAGGTCAACTGTGCACGCACCATGGTGCAGTCACTTACGTCCCTCTTCAACTCTTTGGACCGAGACCAACTAGGAAACATTTCCCGCCAGGATGAAAGCTTTGTCGCCATAAAGGAGTTGGCCAAGCGATTTGCTTTATCCTTTGGCCTTGACCAAGTAAAGAACAGAGACTCCGTTGCGGCTCTTCATCGTGAAGGCATTGTTTTTGCCTGCACGCCATTCGAAAACCCACTGAACACCCTGGGGCCGCCGCCAAACCTTCCTTTCCTGGAGCTTCTGTGTGAGTTCACCAACAAACTGATGAAGCAGGACAAGAAGGTGGTCCTTCAATACCTGGACAGACACGTCCAAGCCAAACTGCCAGCTTCACGGGCAGATGACTGGCAGCCTCTGCTCCTTTACAGAACCAGCCTTGTTCATGGCGAAGCGGAGCAGCCCGTGGCACGAGCACCAGGGCGTCAGTACCGGGGAAGAAAGCGGCAGCGTGAAGATGATGACCACGCGGAGGAAGAAGAAATAGACCAGGACTCGGATAGGGGCTCAGAGTCAGAGTTCCGACACTGA